In one window of Helianthus annuus cultivar XRQ/B chromosome 17, HanXRQr2.0-SUNRISE, whole genome shotgun sequence DNA:
- the LOC110924395 gene encoding importin subunit beta-1 produces the protein MHQEITDSLVDAQSSAEERPRTEAEGRLSELQKKRLLVLHLLGQEEMFQEITDSLVDAQSSAEKWPGTEAEGRLSDLQKKRLLALHLHGQEEMLNQEITDLLPGDEEGVALQAIEFWSSICRKEIRYKGSMPGDSDTHSRRLIQKALPSLVPMLLKTLFKQDEDQDKKDDILNLAAAGGTCLGLVAKTVGDAVIPLVKPFVLENISKPDWRYLEAAKHAYGSYLEGVTVEKLSEIDDLDLEYLLTAMRDQNRHVKITAARTLSRIFQLDPPPATVISPKHHNIIMAVLPEIVKDSPGVLTPMIGVLRISMKKLWVTDDDETERFDRAKEALICLQVIFQKLGSTDETADSTIKAAAAEIMQVLLNIFDIKSPTVHEKAKLSTVREKAFLAVGAIAYAIGPAFEEYTKRFLRYLVAGFKDQRVCSVCLGVFGDICRALDYKVLPFSHGIMPRLVKLLSSVDVSVKPPVFSCFGDLALAIGSESERLVPYVVPLMEEAAKIVDEEMVEYGNQLKQSIFEAYSGLLQGCRSSKAEIMEPHVPHLLKFIEAVVKDAKRDESVLKAAVVVLGDLADALGPNVKKFEKQVAFGREFLGECLKSEDKQLKETATWTLRMMDPVRVFSKCGTQDQKDDIGNLPVAGVKPFVLKNISKHWRSCEAVKYAYGSYPEGLSDEQRSQRVGSDLVYLLQEARGENSGEKDRAVWTLSRLFELLHNPATYTSEISLNLTMLMEVLECYMYKDVCRFPHFRKKVCVAVYHLAKGYGKKKSPVLEPDHYPHILRCLAAAGRSADPELASAAYKAVNELVKYSNPDGSSQM, from the exons ATGCATCAGGAGATTACAGACTCATTAGTAGATGCTCAATCATCAGCAGAAGAAAGGCCCAGAACCGAAGCAGAAGGCAGGCTTAGCGAGTTGCAAAAGAAAAGGCTTCTTGTATTACACTTGCTTGGACAGGAAGAAATGTTTCAGGAGATTACAGACTCATTAGTAGATGCTCAATCATCAGCAGAAAAATGGCCCGGAACCGAAGCAGAAGGCAGGCTTAGCGATTTGCAAAAGAAAAGGCTTCTTGCATTACACTTGCATGGACAGGAAGAAATGCTCAATCAGGAGATTACAGACTTATTACCTGGAGACGAAGAAGGCGTCGCTCTTCAAGCAATTGAATTCTGGAGTTCTATTTGTCGTAAAGAGATTAGATATAAAGGTTCTATGCCTGGTGATTCAGATACTCATTCTCGTCGTTTGATTCAAAAGGCTTTACCTTCGTTGGTTCCTATGTTGCTTAAAACTTTATTCAAGCAAGACGAAGATCAAGATAAAAAAGACGATATCTTGAATCTTGCAGCGGCTGGAGGAACATGTTTAGGTCTTGTTGCTAAAACTGTAGGTGATGCTGTTATTCCTTTGGTTAAGCCTTTTGTGCTGGAAAACATATCAAAGCCTGATTGGCGATATCTTGAGGCTGCCAAACATGCATATGGGTCATATCTTGAAGGTGTAACTGTCGAAAAGCTATCCGAAATTGATGATTTGGATCTAGAGTACCTGCTTACTGCCATGAGGGATCAAAACAGACATGTGAAAATTACTGCTGCACGGACACTGAGTCGTATTTTTCAATTAGATCCTCCTCCAGCCACTGTAATTTCACCCAAGCATCACAATATCATCATGGCGGTTCTTCCAGAAATTGTCAAAGATTCTCCCGGTGTTCTTACACCAATGATAGGAGTTCTCAGAATTAGCATGAAAAAACTTTGGGTAACAGATGATGATGAAACTGAGCGCTTTGATAGAGCAAAAGAAGCTTTGATATGTTTGCAAGTAATATTTCAGAAACTTGGCAGTACTGATGAAACTGCCGACTCTACTATTAAGGCTGCAGCAGCTGAAATTATGCAAGTGTTACTTAACATATTTGATATCAAAAGCCCAACAGTTCATGAAAAAGCAAAGCTCTCGACAGTTCGTGAAAAAGCATTTCTTGCTGTTGGTGCTATAGCTTATGCTATTGGACCAGCATTCGAAGAATATACGAAAAGGTTTTTAAGATATTTGGTAGCGGGTTTTAAGGATCAAAGGGTATGTTCCGTTTGTCTTGGGGTGTTTGGTGATATATGTCGTGCTTTGGATTACAAGGTGCTACCTTTTTCTCATGGCATCATGCCACGGCTAGTCAAACTTCTTTCGAGTGTGGATGTGTCTGTTAAGCCTCCagttttttcatgttttggtGACCTGGCACTTGCAATTGGCTCAGAGTCTGAAAGACTTGTGCCTTATGTGGTGCCACTGATGGAAGAAGCTGCTAAGATTGTTGATGAGGAAATGGTGGAGTATGGAAATCAGTTGAAGCAAAGTATCTTCGAGGCATATTCGGGTCTTTTACAAGGATGTAGAAGTTCAAAGGCTGAGATCATGGAGCCTCATGTTCCTCATCTTTTGAAGTTCATTGAAGCTGTTGTTAAGGATGCTAAGAG GGATGAGAGTGTGCTAAAAGCAGCGGTAGTAGTGCTGGGAGATCTTGCAGATGCACTTGGTCCAAACGTGAAGAAGTTTGAAAAACAGGTGGCATTCGGTAGGGAATTTCTGGGAGAATGCCTTAAATCTGAAGACAAACAACTCAAAGAGACTGCCACATGGACCCTAAGAATGATGGATCCTGTTCGTGTATTCTCCAAATGCGG AACTCAAGATCAAAAAGACGATATCGGGAATCTTCCAGTGGCTGGAGTCAAGCCTTTTGTGCTGAAAAATATATCAAAGCATTGGCGATCTTGTGAGGCTGTCAAATATGCGTATGGGTCATATCCTGAAGGCTTGAGTGACGAACAGCGATCCCAAAGGGTTGGTTCTGATCTAGTTTACCTGCTTCAAGAGGCCAGAGGTGAAAATAGTGGTGAGAAAGACCGTGCTGTTTGGACACTGAGTCGTCTTTTTGAGTTGTTACACAATCCAGCCACTTATACTTCTGAAATATCACTCAATCTTACAATGCTCATGGAGGTTCTTGAATGTTACATGTACAAAGATGTTTGTCGGTTTCCCCATTTTAGAAAGAAGGTCTGTGTGGCCGTTTATCATCTTGCGAAAGGGTATGGGAAGAAGAAGTCACCTGTTCTTGAACCTGATCATTATCCACATATCTTAAGGTGTCTTGCTGCAGCTGGTCGAAGTGCCGATCCAGAGTTAGCGTCTGCTGCTTATAAAGCAGTGAATGAGCTTGTTAAGTATTCTAATCCTGACGGATCATCTCAAATGTGA